One window of the Thermomicrobiales bacterium genome contains the following:
- a CDS encoding zinc-ribbon domain containing protein, with protein sequence MLTDKTLTCRDCRNEFVFTVGEQEFYAEKGFTNEPTRCPDCRRAAKASRQGGDSGYRSDSYGSRGGGAREMHDAVCDQCGKQTQVPFVPTSGKPVYCSDCFQSRREQRSYSRW encoded by the coding sequence ATGTTGACTGACAAGACCCTGACCTGCCGCGATTGCCGGAACGAGTTCGTGTTCACGGTTGGCGAGCAGGAGTTTTACGCCGAGAAGGGCTTCACCAATGAGCCCACCCGCTGCCCAGACTGCCGGCGCGCCGCCAAGGCGTCCCGCCAGGGTGGCGACTCGGGATACCGCAGCGACAGCTACGGCTCCCGTGGCGGTGGCGCGCGCGAGATGCACGACGCCGTCTGCGATCAGTGCGGCAAGCAGACCCAGGTTCCGTTCGTTCCGACGAGCGGCAAGCCGGTCTATTGCTCCGACTGCTTCCAGTCGCGCCGCGAGCAGCGCAGCTACAGCCGCTGGTAG